The following are encoded together in the Cerasicoccus sp. TK19100 genome:
- the rpiB gene encoding ribose 5-phosphate isomerase B, with translation MKISIGSDHGGFELKSALIASLTEDGHEIVDRGTDSTASVDYPDFGEAVAKDVAGKTVDYGVLICTTGIGISISANKVHGVRAAVCHNEDAAEFSRRHNDANIICFGQKYDTPYMAAKMTRIFINTPQEPGERHERRIQKIAAIEAED, from the coding sequence ATGAAAATTTCCATTGGTTCCGATCACGGCGGATTCGAGCTAAAAAGCGCGCTCATCGCCTCCCTGACTGAAGACGGCCACGAAATCGTCGACCGTGGCACGGACAGCACCGCCAGCGTTGACTACCCGGACTTCGGTGAAGCCGTCGCTAAGGACGTCGCCGGCAAGACCGTTGACTACGGTGTGCTCATCTGCACGACCGGCATTGGCATCAGCATCAGCGCGAACAAGGTTCACGGCGTGCGCGCCGCAGTCTGCCACAATGAGGACGCGGCCGAGTTCAGCCGCCGCCACAACGACGCCAACATCATTTGCTTTGGGCAAAAATACGATACGCCCTACATGGCCGCGAAAATGACGCGTATCTTCATCAACACCCCGCAAGAGCCGGGTGAACGCCACGAACGGCGCATTCAGAAGATCGCCGCCATCGAAGCCGAAGATTAA
- the glyA gene encoding serine hydroxymethyltransferase, translated as MITEATSALDATPLAQLDPDIFAAMEQERARQQSHIELIASENFTLPAVIEAAGSVLTNKYAEGYPGKRYYGGCEFVDVVEQIAIDRAKALFGADHANVQPHSGSQANFAVYAATLQPGDKILTMNLSDGGHLTHGNPANFSGKLYDVVHYFVSPEDGRIDYDGLAAQAEKEKPKMITVGASAYPRIIDFARMGEIAKSVGALLLADIAHIAGLVAAGEHPSPVGIADFVTTTTHKTLRGPRGGLIMCNEEFAKKIDSAVFPGGQGGPLMHIIAAKAVCFQEAAKPAFKEYAKQVKANAAAMAKALTEKGYKLTSDGTDNHLMLVDLRPSHPDLTGKVAQIALDKANITTNRNTVPGETRSPFQTSGLRLGAPAVTSRGMKEAEMVKIVEAIDLVLSDPESEEKIAQAKAIALELSEKFPLPY; from the coding sequence ATGATTACCGAAGCAACTTCCGCCTTAGACGCCACCCCGCTCGCGCAGCTCGATCCCGATATCTTCGCTGCCATGGAGCAAGAACGCGCCCGTCAGCAGAGCCATATCGAGCTCATCGCCTCGGAAAACTTTACCCTGCCCGCCGTCATTGAAGCCGCTGGCAGCGTGCTGACCAACAAGTACGCCGAGGGCTACCCGGGCAAGCGCTACTACGGCGGCTGCGAGTTCGTCGATGTCGTCGAGCAGATCGCGATCGACCGCGCCAAGGCCCTCTTCGGTGCCGACCACGCCAACGTGCAGCCGCACTCCGGCAGCCAGGCCAATTTCGCCGTCTATGCCGCCACGCTTCAGCCCGGCGACAAGATTTTGACGATGAACCTCTCCGACGGCGGTCACCTGACCCACGGCAACCCGGCCAACTTCTCCGGCAAGCTGTATGACGTCGTCCACTATTTCGTGAGCCCGGAAGACGGCCGCATCGACTACGATGGCCTCGCCGCCCAGGCGGAGAAGGAAAAGCCCAAAATGATCACCGTGGGCGCATCTGCCTACCCGCGCATCATCGACTTCGCGCGCATGGGTGAGATCGCCAAGAGCGTTGGCGCACTCCTGCTGGCCGACATCGCGCACATCGCCGGCCTCGTCGCCGCCGGTGAGCACCCGTCACCGGTTGGCATCGCAGACTTCGTCACCACCACCACGCACAAGACCCTGCGCGGCCCGCGTGGCGGCCTGATCATGTGCAACGAAGAGTTTGCTAAAAAAATCGACAGCGCCGTGTTCCCCGGTGGCCAGGGTGGCCCGCTGATGCACATTATCGCGGCCAAAGCCGTTTGCTTCCAGGAAGCCGCCAAACCGGCCTTCAAGGAATACGCCAAGCAAGTTAAGGCCAACGCCGCCGCGATGGCCAAAGCGTTGACGGAAAAAGGCTATAAACTTACGAGCGATGGCACCGATAATCACTTAATGCTAGTTGATCTTCGCCCATCGCATCCGGACCTGACCGGTAAGGTCGCCCAGATCGCGCTGGACAAGGCCAACATCACCACCAACCGCAACACCGTTCCCGGCGAAACGCGTAGCCCCTTCCAAACCAGTGGGTTACGACTCGGCGCACCCGCCGTCACCTCCCGTGGCATGAAGGAAGCGGAAATGGTGAAGATTGTAGAGG
- a CDS encoding PEP-CTERM sorting domain-containing protein, whose product MLSPHLAIRCITISSAFFAYATAAHAVFLYQDSFSGSSATALNTTAPVANTGVILGANHGTSNANWNADVSWKADGSNALTNDGSAFLPFTPQNGFIYDLSLQVDPTAGGSDWMAIAFTQSANASQRIFDSGSTAWMLQRADRTGTDPIQTFTGPGTAGGQNYNPDPDLFGFVTLHVQLDTTQPNWRATWYVDEVGAIRTTHTYGTNPTINYIGFGKFNSAIGTVDNLSLTVTAIPEPSEIAAIGLAMLGGFLFWRRRAKRQTVAE is encoded by the coding sequence ATGCTATCACCACACCTCGCTATTCGCTGTATTACAATAAGTTCAGCGTTTTTTGCATACGCGACTGCGGCACATGCCGTTTTCCTCTACCAAGACTCGTTCTCCGGCAGCAGCGCTACGGCACTGAACACCACAGCGCCCGTTGCCAATACCGGTGTAATTCTCGGTGCCAACCACGGAACATCCAACGCCAACTGGAACGCGGACGTTAGTTGGAAAGCCGATGGCTCCAACGCGCTCACGAACGACGGTTCGGCATTTTTGCCATTCACTCCGCAAAATGGCTTCATCTACGACCTGTCATTACAGGTAGATCCAACTGCAGGCGGCAGTGACTGGATGGCTATAGCATTCACCCAGAGTGCTAATGCTTCCCAAAGAATTTTTGACTCTGGCAGCACCGCCTGGATGCTACAACGGGCGGACCGAACTGGCACCGACCCGATTCAAACCTTCACCGGACCAGGCACGGCTGGCGGTCAAAATTACAATCCCGATCCGGATCTTTTTGGCTTCGTTACGCTACACGTCCAATTAGACACCACGCAGCCAAATTGGCGGGCGACTTGGTATGTCGACGAAGTTGGGGCTATCCGCACCACACATACCTATGGGACTAACCCAACGATCAACTACATTGGGTTCGGCAAATTTAATTCTGCCATCGGAACCGTGGACAACCTCAGTTTAACCGTCACCGCCATTCCTGAGCCTAGCGAAATCGCCGCGATCGGGCTGGCCATGCTGGGCGGGTTCCTCTTCTGGCGCCGCCGCGCCAAGCGCCAAACCGTCGCGGAATAA
- a CDS encoding low molecular weight protein arginine phosphatase, which yields MPERDHIIVVCTANICRSPMGERLLAHALAAEDAPLNQLKVASAGISAYDGDPASQNSVKALKSVGLDLQDHSSQQISQELLDKAFAVFCMTQTHRALIEVHFEHVPKHLYLFRELMPKDASIEIPDPYGRNLPEYELCRDSMVEAIPSLLQFLREQYPPYYNS from the coding sequence ATGCCCGAGCGCGACCACATCATTGTCGTTTGCACCGCCAACATCTGCCGCAGTCCGATGGGAGAGCGCCTGTTGGCGCATGCTCTGGCCGCAGAGGATGCACCGCTGAATCAGCTAAAAGTCGCCTCGGCCGGGATTTCCGCCTACGATGGCGATCCGGCTTCGCAGAACTCAGTCAAGGCGCTCAAGAGCGTGGGTCTGGACCTGCAGGACCACAGCAGCCAGCAAATCAGCCAGGAACTGCTCGATAAGGCCTTTGCCGTGTTTTGCATGACGCAGACTCACCGCGCGCTGATCGAGGTGCACTTTGAGCACGTGCCGAAGCATTTATATCTGTTTCGGGAACTCATGCCCAAGGATGCCTCCATCGAAATCCCGGACCCCTACGGCCGCAATTTGCCGGAGTATGAGCTCTGCCGCGACTCCATGGTCGAAGCCATCCCGAGCCTGCTGCAATTTCTCCGCGAGCAATATCCTCCCTACTACAATTCCTAG